Proteins encoded by one window of Verrucomicrobiia bacterium:
- the pyrR gene encoding bifunctional pyr operon transcriptional regulator/uracil phosphoribosyltransferase PyrR, with product MTATPTVLMNAHALRLAVSRMAHEIAERNAGNSRLVLLGVQKGGVHLAARLARELERLTHHPVPAGQLDASLHRDDLHQRPAPDIRPTNLPGDLNGATVILADDVLFSGRTARAALDALHDFARPDRVQLAVLIDRHGHRQLPIQADYAARKLDTRPEQRVDVHWTEDGREDGVLLLAP from the coding sequence ATGACCGCCACCCCCACCGTGCTGATGAACGCCCACGCCCTCCGCCTGGCCGTCAGTCGCATGGCCCACGAAATTGCCGAACGCAACGCCGGCAATTCCCGCCTCGTCCTCCTCGGGGTCCAGAAAGGCGGCGTCCATCTCGCCGCCCGGCTCGCCCGGGAACTCGAACGCCTCACCCATCATCCCGTTCCCGCCGGCCAGCTCGACGCCTCCCTCCATCGCGACGACCTCCACCAGCGTCCCGCCCCGGATATCCGCCCCACCAATCTCCCGGGCGACCTCAACGGCGCCACCGTAATCCTCGCGGACGACGTCCTGTTCAGCGGCCGCACCGCCCGCGCCGCCCTCGACGCCCTCCACGACTTCGCGAGGCCCGACCGCGTCCAGCTCGCCGTTCTCATTGACCGCCACGGGCACCGTCAGCTCCCCATCCAGGCCGACTACGCCGCCCGCAAACTCGATACCCGACCGGAACAACGCGTCGATGTCCACTGGACGGAGGACGGTCGCGAAGACGGCGTTCTGCTTCTTGCCCCATGA
- a CDS encoding HNH endonuclease has product MSYLGQPVLVLNRLWQAVNVCSVRRAIALLFQGHAQVVLNAGDGSFQTFSFREWRNLSSSEPHPESVHAISFKIRVPRVILLLVFDQLPAKEVKFTRHNIFERDKNTCQYCGRLFDRRDLNLDHVVPRDRGGPTTWENIVCSCIPCNTRKGNRTPQEAGLRLVRKPRRPKWRPFLHVQVGLPAHDQWRHFVDLAYWNVELGQDLG; this is encoded by the coding sequence AGTTACCTCGGTCAACCCGTACTGGTGCTCAACCGCCTGTGGCAGGCTGTCAATGTCTGCTCAGTCCGGCGGGCCATCGCCCTCTTGTTTCAAGGCCACGCCCAGGTCGTCCTGAACGCCGGGGACGGTTCCTTCCAGACGTTCAGCTTCCGGGAATGGCGCAATCTCTCCTCTTCCGAACCCCACCCGGAGAGCGTCCACGCCATCTCCTTCAAGATCCGCGTGCCCCGGGTCATCCTCCTGCTGGTGTTCGATCAACTCCCGGCCAAGGAGGTCAAGTTCACCCGCCATAACATCTTCGAGCGCGATAAGAACACCTGTCAGTACTGCGGCCGGCTGTTCGACCGGCGCGATCTCAACCTGGACCACGTCGTTCCCCGCGACCGCGGCGGACCCACCACTTGGGAGAACATCGTCTGCTCCTGCATCCCCTGTAACACCCGAAAGGGCAACCGGACCCCCCAGGAAGCCGGTCTGCGCCTCGTCCGCAAACCGCGCCGCCCCAAGTGGCGCCCCTTCCTCCACGTCCAGGTTGGCCTGCCCGCCCACGACCAGTGGCGCCATTTCGTGGATCTCGCCTACTGGAACGTCGAGCTGGGTCAGGACCTCGGCTGA
- a CDS encoding ComEC/Rec2 family competence protein, which translates to MKHPLVGVVSLFAFGVVLGALESIPLGALFPGAALVGWVALRLGGTRWGRVWMGVFLVTAGATHATWRMAVIAPDELRLREGREEVLATIEGTLVSTPGQRRNERWGRLATNSWVVVECRALREQGGEWEAVTGRVAVSTSAPVEPGFCGGTEVRISGILRRPAGPSAPGLFDYGGYLRWRGIHFELRAPTSEDWERIGLEGERDSPGWADRFQGWARRTLARGLPEEDEVLRLIWAMTLGWKIGLTDEVEEPFMRSGTMHLFAISGLHIALLVGLVVEVLRVAGLPRVMVGIVVLPAVWFYTAATGWQPSAVRATLMVSVLVGSWMAARPLNVLNSLAAAGLLVLLWDPRQLFHAGFQLSFAVVGTMGILVPLLRQGWVRLAAPDPFLPPSLVPWWRRRWEATWEKLAGALAVTVSCWLGSLPLAAWYFNLVTPGSLVANLLVVPLGGAALASSLGSLVCGAWAPMLSEWFNHSAWLWMRLILELSRATAEFPGACWQVRQPPVAALVGWYLGLLAIGCGGSRCRHWRMTWFGLGLLCAGWSMVVWVGRAREERLVVLPLRGGHAVWVSQAGGSTLVDTGDEASAGAVTIPFLKAQGVNRLGTLVLTHGDVRHVGGAVAVAERWRPERVLASPLRFRSGPYRAVVTELKERYPDRWRTVTEGDRGVEGLDIWYPATGDAASRADDGCLVVGVAPGGTRVLLVSDLGAIAQERLMTRRPELRAEIVVCGLADRGEPVREALLERWGTRLLIVADAASPASAKASEAVKERWRRGPAEVWFTSDTGSVEFRWRSGKYGLFDARGVRLGPVWREEREAGGSIANEPGVVAGDEVEDGHADGEAVGHLFEDDGAFAIGGIGIDFDPAINGAGVHDEDIGFEVGHAAAIETVLGAIFADPGEHRLALPFVLNAEEIDDIGVAEGLIDIPADAAAHAFEDGGHEGWGAAEGDGGAEFAEGPDVGPGDAAEEDVPHDGDFETLEGALFLPDGEDIEKGLCGVFVGTVAGIDDAGLEKAGKEVGGSGGLMADDDDVRVHGLEVAGGIAERLALPEGGGVGAEVDDVGGEPLGGEFEADPGAGGRLDEEVDDRFAPEGGDGLDGAGADRLEAARGVEDGEKFLGGKGLDIEEVGPVPGHGARSRTPSSRPSSVQWTSTRCSGRVSSLRAA; encoded by the coding sequence ATGAAGCATCCGCTGGTGGGGGTGGTCAGCCTCTTCGCGTTCGGTGTTGTCCTCGGGGCCCTCGAAAGCATCCCGTTGGGAGCCTTGTTTCCTGGCGCGGCGTTGGTGGGCTGGGTGGCGCTGCGGTTGGGCGGAACGCGATGGGGACGGGTTTGGATGGGGGTGTTCTTGGTGACGGCGGGGGCGACCCACGCGACATGGCGGATGGCGGTGATTGCGCCGGACGAGCTGCGCTTGCGCGAGGGGAGGGAGGAGGTGCTGGCCACCATCGAGGGCACGCTGGTGAGCACCCCTGGACAGCGCCGGAATGAGCGATGGGGGCGTCTCGCGACCAACTCCTGGGTGGTGGTTGAGTGCCGGGCGTTGCGGGAACAGGGAGGCGAATGGGAGGCGGTGACGGGGCGGGTGGCGGTCTCGACGTCGGCCCCGGTCGAGCCGGGGTTTTGCGGCGGTACGGAGGTGCGGATTTCAGGGATCCTGCGGCGTCCGGCGGGACCGTCCGCGCCGGGTTTGTTCGATTACGGCGGGTACCTGCGATGGCGCGGAATCCACTTCGAGTTGCGGGCGCCGACCTCGGAAGACTGGGAACGGATCGGGTTGGAGGGGGAACGGGATTCACCCGGTTGGGCGGATCGATTCCAGGGATGGGCGCGACGGACGCTGGCGCGCGGGTTGCCCGAGGAGGATGAGGTGCTGCGGCTGATCTGGGCGATGACGTTGGGGTGGAAGATCGGGCTGACGGACGAGGTGGAGGAGCCGTTCATGCGCAGCGGGACGATGCATCTGTTCGCCATCAGCGGGCTGCATATTGCCTTGCTGGTGGGGCTTGTGGTCGAGGTCCTGCGGGTGGCGGGGCTGCCGCGGGTGATGGTGGGAATCGTGGTGCTGCCGGCGGTGTGGTTCTACACGGCGGCGACCGGGTGGCAGCCCTCGGCGGTACGGGCGACGCTGATGGTGTCGGTGCTGGTGGGGAGCTGGATGGCGGCGCGGCCGCTGAACGTCCTGAACTCCCTCGCGGCGGCGGGATTGCTGGTGCTGTTGTGGGATCCCCGGCAACTGTTCCATGCCGGCTTTCAGCTCTCGTTCGCGGTGGTGGGGACGATGGGGATCCTGGTGCCGCTGCTGCGTCAGGGGTGGGTCCGGCTGGCGGCGCCGGATCCGTTTCTGCCCCCGAGTCTCGTGCCGTGGTGGAGGCGACGTTGGGAGGCGACGTGGGAGAAGCTGGCCGGGGCGCTGGCAGTGACGGTCAGTTGCTGGCTCGGATCGCTGCCGCTGGCGGCGTGGTATTTCAACCTGGTGACCCCGGGAAGTCTGGTGGCGAACCTGCTGGTAGTGCCGTTGGGCGGGGCGGCGTTGGCGAGCAGTCTGGGGAGTCTGGTGTGCGGGGCCTGGGCGCCGATGCTGAGTGAGTGGTTCAACCACTCGGCCTGGTTGTGGATGCGGTTGATCCTGGAACTGAGCCGTGCCACGGCCGAGTTCCCGGGGGCATGCTGGCAGGTTCGGCAGCCGCCTGTCGCGGCCCTGGTGGGTTGGTACCTGGGCCTGCTGGCCATTGGGTGCGGAGGATCCCGGTGCCGGCATTGGCGGATGACATGGTTCGGACTGGGCCTCCTTTGTGCAGGCTGGTCGATGGTTGTCTGGGTGGGCCGGGCCCGGGAAGAACGTCTGGTCGTGCTGCCCTTGCGCGGGGGGCACGCGGTCTGGGTGAGTCAGGCGGGGGGATCGACGCTGGTGGACACGGGCGACGAGGCCTCCGCCGGGGCGGTGACCATTCCGTTCCTGAAGGCCCAGGGGGTGAACCGGCTGGGAACGCTGGTGCTGACCCACGGCGATGTGCGGCACGTGGGCGGGGCGGTGGCGGTGGCGGAGCGGTGGCGTCCGGAGCGGGTGCTGGCGAGTCCGCTGCGGTTCCGGTCGGGTCCTTATCGGGCGGTGGTGACGGAATTGAAGGAGCGGTATCCGGATCGATGGCGAACGGTGACGGAAGGGGATCGCGGGGTGGAGGGTCTGGACATCTGGTATCCGGCGACGGGGGATGCCGCATCGCGGGCGGACGACGGATGCCTGGTGGTCGGGGTGGCGCCAGGCGGGACGCGGGTGCTGCTGGTGTCCGATCTGGGGGCGATTGCCCAGGAACGATTGATGACGCGGCGGCCGGAGTTGCGTGCGGAAATCGTGGTGTGCGGGCTGGCGGACCGGGGGGAACCGGTTCGGGAGGCGTTGTTGGAGCGGTGGGGGACGCGGCTGCTGATTGTGGCGGATGCGGCGTCCCCGGCGTCGGCGAAGGCCTCGGAGGCGGTGAAGGAACGGTGGCGGCGGGGTCCGGCCGAGGTGTGGTTCACCAGCGACACGGGGAGCGTCGAGTTCCGGTGGCGCAGCGGGAAATACGGGTTGTTCGACGCCCGAGGGGTCCGGTTGGGACCGGTGTGGCGGGAGGAAAGGGAGGCTGGCGGATCAATTGCGAACGAACCCGGGGTCGTTGCCGGTGACGAGGTAGAGGACGGCCATGCGGACGGCGAGGCCGTTGGTCACCTGTTCGAGGATGACGGAGCGTTCGCCATCGGCGGTATCGGCATCGATTTCGACCCCGCGATTAATGGGGCCGGGGTGCATGATGAGGACATCGGGTTTGAGGTCGGCCATGCGGCTGCGATCGAGACCGTACTGGGCGCGATATTCGCCGACCCCGGGGAACATCGATTGGCGCTGCCGTTCGTGCTGAATGCGGAGGAGATTGACGACATCGGCGTCGCGGAGGGCCTCATCGACATTCCAGCAGACGCGGCAGCCCATGCGTTCGAAGATGGAGGGCACGAGGGTTGGGGGGCCGCAGAGGGTGACGGAGGCGCCGAGTTTGCGGAGGGCCCAGATGTTGGACCGGGCGACGCGGCTGAAGAGGATGTCCCCCATGATGGTGACTTTGAGACCCTCGAGGGAGCCCTTTTTCTCCCGGATGGTGAAGACATCGAGAAGGGCCTGTGTGGGGTGTTCGTGGGCACCGTCGCCGGCATTGACGACGCTGGCCTGGAGAAAGCGGGCAAGGAAGTGGGGGGCTCCGGCGGCCTGATGGCGGATGACGATGATGTCCGCGTTCATGGCCTCGAGGTTGCGGGCGGTATCGCGGAGCGTCTCGCCCTTCCTGAGGGAGGAGGTGTCGGCGCTGAAGTTGATGACGTCGGCGGTGAGCCGCTGGGCGGCGAGTTCGAAGCTGATCCGGGTGCGGGTGGAAGGCTCGACGAAGAGGTTGACGACCGTTTTGCCCCGGAGGGCGGGGACGGTCTTGATGGCGCGGGTGCCGACCGCCTTGAAGCCGCGCGCGGTGTCGAGGACGGTGAGAAGTTCCTCGGTGGAAAGGGACTCGATATCGAGGAGGTGGGGCCGGTTCCAGGTCATGGGGCAAGAAGCAGAACGCCGTCTTCGCGACCGTCCTCCGTCCAGTGGACATCGACGCGTTGTTCCGGTCGGGTATCGAGTTTGCGGGCGGCGTAG